The proteins below are encoded in one region of Borrelia hispanica CRI:
- a CDS encoding DUF226 domain-containing protein — translation MENVLVRLKEKKAEIKANSSSNLFIRLEVEDNKRIYHTKIMNDFYAFGIDNRYKGRFFISFRGLLNQKKIMSFNLFSIKGDDKFLGIFYGYRKPIRNIIKKYEENGIIKTSFFSKIYYIEFRFRKGSVFCYIKGIYRLLQKDRFKTKYCQVLIEKLAKLEKEVHMFYNKKLPKGGLIHRWIKKNQR, via the coding sequence ATGGAGAATGTATTAGTACGCCTTAAAGAAAAAAAGGCTGAGATTAAAGCAAATAGTAGTAGTAATTTATTTATTAGGTTAGAAGTAGAAGACAATAAGAGAATATATCATACAAAGATAATGAATGATTTTTATGCATTCGGAATAGATAACAGATATAAAGGTAGATTTTTTATTTCATTTAGGGGATTGTTAAATCAAAAAAAAATCATGTCTTTTAATTTATTTTCTATAAAGGGAGACGACAAATTTTTAGGAATATTCTATGGATATAGAAAGCCAATACGAAATATTATAAAAAAATATGAAGAAAATGGAATAATTAAAACATCTTTTTTTTCAAAAATTTATTACATAGAGTTTAGATTTAGAAAAGGAAGTGTTTTTTGTTATATTAAAGGTATATATCGTTTACTTCAAAAAGATCGATTTAAAACAAAGTATTGTCAAGTTTTGATTGAAAAGCTTGCAAAGTTAGAAAAAGAAGTGCATATGTTTTATAACAAAAAATTACCAAAAGGAGGTCTTATACATAGATGGATAAAAAAAAACCAAAGGTGA